The DNA sequence ACCGCCACATCGGAGCAGACCACGATCAAAGGGATGCCCGGTAAGAGGTATGCGTTCTTCCCGGGGTGTGTCTCCAAGGGCGCCTGCAAAGAGCTCAAGACGTCCACGGAGATCGTCGCGAAGCACCTGGGCATCGAGCTGGACGAGCTCAAGGCTGCCGCCTGCTGCGGAGCCGGCATCACCGACGACGTCAACAAGGAGATGACGGACGCGCTCAATGCGCGCACGCTAGCGATGGCGGAGCAGAAGAGTCTGACGCTCCTGACGCAGTGCAGCACCTGTCAGGGCGTCCTGAACAAGCTGAACCACCAGGTCCAGACGAACCCCGCCAAGCGCGAGCGGCTCAACGCCATCATCGGCGAGTCGGGCTACCAGTACGACGGGACCGTTGAGGTCAAGCACCTGCTCTGGGTACTCGTGGATGAGCAGGAGTACGGTCTCTCGAAGCTCAGGGAGCACGTACGGAAGCCTCTCAACGGCATGAAAGTCGCCCCGTTCTACGGATGCTACCTGCTTCGACCGTCGGACATCCTCGGCTTCGATGACCCCCACCGCCCGACATCGCTCGACGAGTTGACGCGCGCGCTGGGCGGCGAGCCCGTCCACTACGGCGGCAAGACGAAGTGCTGCGGGTTCCCCATCCAGATGATGAACCCGCGCAACTCGTTCCGCATGGCAGGAAACCACCTATCCGAAGCGAAGTCCGAGGGCGCCGACGCCATGGTGACGCCGTGCCCGCTTTGTCACCTGAACCTGGACGCCCGGCAGCCGGACGCACAGGACGTGCTCCAGTCCGAGGGCAGCCTCACCGGCGACATTGATCTGCCTGTGCTCCACGTGCCGCAGCTCGTCGCGCTCGCTCTCGGCTATTCACCCAAGCAGCTCGGCATGCAGACGCACATCGCTTCGACGAAGCCGGTCGAGCAGAAGCTGGCGGGTGGGTGACCCGATGGAACTCCGCGAGATCGTCATCATCGGCGCCGGACCGGCAGGCTACGCCGCCGGACTGTACGCCGGCAGGGCGCAGCTATCGCCGCTGCTCCTGACGGGACGCGAGATCGGGGGTCAGTTGTCGCTGACGTTGGACATCGAGAACTACCCAGGGTACGGCGGTTCCAGCGCGGGCGAGCTCATCCAGACGATGCAGAAACAGGCGGAGTCGTTCGGTACCGAGATTCGGTACGATTATGTCACGGGCGTCGACTTCGGCAACCATCCCTTCGTCTTGACGACCGAGACGGGCGGCGAGATCCGCGCGAAGGCTGTCGTTATATGCACCGGCTCGTCGCCACGACATCTGGACGTTCCGGGCGAGGAGCTCGTCGGCAAGGGTGTCTCCTACTGCGCAACCTGCGACGGGTTCTTCTTCCGAGAAAAGCGCGTTGTCGTCGTGGGAGGCGGGGATGCCGCCATCGAGGAGGGGCTGTTCCTGACACGCTTCGCCTCGGAGGTGCATGTTGTGCACCGGCGCGACCAGCTTCGAGCCAGTCCGACGCTTCAGGAACGCGCTTTCGCCAACAGCAGAATGCACTTCGTCTGGAACAGCGTCGTCGAGGAGATTCTGGGCGATGGCGCATCGGGGGTCACGTCTGTCCGACTTCGCGATGTGACGAACGGCGCGACACGCGACTTCTCAACCGACGGCGTATTCATCTTCATAGGCCATCTGCCGAACACGAGCCTGTTCGAGGGCGTGCTCGACATGGACGACGGCGGTTACATCCGCGTCGACGACCATCAGCAGACGAGCATTTCTGGAGTCTTCGCTGGCGGCGATGTCCACGATCACATGTTCCGACAGGCGATCACCGCCGCCGGAGCCGGAGCCGCCGCCGCTATCGAAGCCGAACGGTTCCTGGCGCGTCTCGGCAATCGCGCTTACCCTGGAAGCATCCGTCAAGGCTGACACATGGCGATCCTGAACGTGGCACGCATGGGCAATCCGGTACTTCGGAAGCCTGCCGACCCCGTGCCGGTGAAGGCGATCCGCGCGCTGGAAACCCAGCGCCTCATCGATGACATGATCGACACGCTCCGGGAGTATGACGGCGTGGGGCTTGCCGCGCCCCAAGTCCACACGCCTCTCCAGATCGTCCTCATCGAGGTCCCCGATGGGTACGGCGATGTCGAGCCCGTTCCGCTGATGACCATCGTGAACCCGGAGATCATCGAGGCTTCCGACGAAATGGAGACCGGCTGGGAAGGATGCCTCAGCATCCCCGACATTCGCGGCGTCGTTCCGCGACACCGGTCGGTTCGTGTGCGCGGACGAGACCGAGTCGGGAAGGAGCGCGAGTGGACGCTCGAGGGCTTTGCCGGGCGCATCGCGCAGCATGAGATCGATCACCTGCATGGCGTGTTGTTCCTCGACCGCATGACGGATCTGCAAACGCTCGCCTTCACGCGCGAATACAGCCGATTTTGGTCGGAGTGATGGCGCTGCGAACCGACTCGGGGCGGGCCGTCGACGCTTCACCGCCTGTCCGTCGTCACCCGAACCAGTTGATGCACCGTTCGGGCAGCCCGTACATCGACGGGTTCGGCCGCATCCTGCTGGGCGATTTCTGGGAGTGGGCGTTTTCGGACCTGGACGACGAAGCGGTCCGCTCTCGATTCGCCGAGTTCGTGGTACGCCGACTGCTGGGCTTGCTAGGAGGACGGTCGCCTGATCCGTCCCAGGGCGGCATCATTGAATGGGGTGGCAGGCGCATCGCCGTGCGCGGGTCCGAGGGATCGCCATGGACGGGCGACGTGGACGCCGTCGTCCGATGCACCATCCCAGAGCGAGATCCGACGGACCTCGCGGGCTGGTCCTTCGCCGTATCGGTTCCCAACGATCCGAGGACTAGCGCCGACCCGGGTGCCATGGAGGCAGGTGTGACGGACTACGCGGGCCTTGCCGAAGCCATCCGCAGAGCCGGAGCGAGAGGATAGACCGCCGTGCGGAGATGGTTCGCCATTCTCGTCGCCATCTGGGTGGCGCTTCTGGTTCTCGGCTGGATCGTCTACTTCATCCGTAGGGCGATGCCCGAACCACCTGCGCCGGATGACCTACGCGATGCGGAACATCCACCCAGCGCGCGCGGATGGATCGAACGGCGCGCGACTCCCCGCATCACTCTCCGACCAACTGAATCTGCAACCCTCGCTCGCGAGGTCCATCCAACTCGGCGAAGATGACGCTCTGAAATTGACCCAGCACCAGCTTGCCCTTCGCCACCTGCAGGCACAGCGTGCCGGTTCCCAGAATCAGGCCGCGCAGGTGTGACACAGCGTTGCGTCGCTCGCAATCGGAGAACTCCGCCGAGTTGTGACGGTACCAATCGTTGTCGTCGACCAGACGGCCCAACATCCCCCGAATGTCTTCCAGCAAGGCGCTCTGGAACTCGTTGAGAAGGATGCTCGTCGTCGTGTGCAGCGACGACAGGTTGATGAATCCGTCGCGGATATTCGCCTTCTTGAGGGCTTCGATCACTTTGCCGGTGATGTCGAGCAGCTGCAGTCGCTCTGTCGTGCGGATGCTGAGCTGATCGAAGAGGATCTTCATTCAGAGCCTTTCCAGTGCCCACCTTCTGCGGGATCGGCAGCTCCGGCGCAGCCAGGCTACATCGTCAATCGCGTCTGCCCTAGCAGGAACCGACCCAGCAGCTCGCCCATCAGCATGAAGACGACGACGAGGTAGAGAAAGCCCGTCGCCGCCTGTGTCGATCCTTCGCGAATGCAGAACACGACGAATCCTACGGCGACTCCCACCGCGCAGACACCGATGAGAAGTCGCGCCCACAGGAACACGCCGCCGAAGCTATCCAGTGTGTCCATCCCGAATGATACCAGCGTCGACCACGACAAGCGTACCGCCAACACGACCAGAACGGAAGCCCCGACGACGGCTCCCGCCATCGCGTAGCACAGTCGACGCAGCGGTTCCGTTGACAAGCCCGGAGCTGACAGGTACCAGTGACCGAACAGCATGGACGTCATGGCGAGCCCGAGCGCCGCAGCGCTGAGTGCGCTGTGCACGGCGAGGATCGCAAGGCGTACGCCTGCCACGCCGTACTGCCTTCCCAAGATCGCTGCGAGGTTCCACGACAGCGCGAGCCCGACCGGGATCGTGACAACCGCGACCCATCTGGCAAACACCTGCGCGCCGAACCACGAGCAGCCGACATAAGCCAACATCAGCGCCCCGAGCGCGAGCGACCAGGCAGACAGCCCGACGTCCGGTCCGAGCGCGTTCCATGCAAGTGCCGTGGCGCCGGAATAGACGCCGATGTACAGCAGACCCGTGAGCCGATGGAACCAGTCGCCGACGAAGCGTGAGGGCACGGCTGCCAGCGAGGCGAATCCTCCCATCGTCAGTTGTAGGAGGACGATCGCGAGCGGCTGTCCCATGTCGCACCTGTCCGTGATCGACTAGCGCCTGCGGCTCGATCCGCCCTCGTTCAGGTAGCGCGCCACGGCAGACGCCATAAGGGCGGTTCCGAGGGTCAGGACATCCTCGTTGAAGTCGAACCGAGGATTGTGGTGGGGGTGGTACGGGTTGTTCGGGTCTCCCGCGCCGATGAAGAAGTAGCAGCCCGGGACTTCGCGCAGGAAGAACGATATGTCCTCGGAGCCCATCACTCCGTCGGTCGTCAGAATCTGCGACTCTCCGAAGAGCT is a window from the Candidatus Poribacteria bacterium genome containing:
- a CDS encoding heterodisulfide reductase yields the protein MPGKRYAFFPGCVSKGACKELKTSTEIVAKHLGIELDELKAAACCGAGITDDVNKEMTDALNARTLAMAEQKSLTLLTQCSTCQGVLNKLNHQVQTNPAKRERLNAIIGESGYQYDGTVEVKHLLWVLVDEQEYGLSKLREHVRKPLNGMKVAPFYGCYLLRPSDILGFDDPHRPTSLDELTRALGGEPVHYGGKTKCCGFPIQMMNPRNSFRMAGNHLSEAKSEGADAMVTPCPLCHLNLDARQPDAQDVLQSEGSLTGDIDLPVLHVPQLVALALGYSPKQLGMQTHIASTKPVEQKLAGG
- the def gene encoding peptide deformylase, whose product is MAILNVARMGNPVLRKPADPVPVKAIRALETQRLIDDMIDTLREYDGVGLAAPQVHTPLQIVLIEVPDGYGDVEPVPLMTIVNPEIIEASDEMETGWEGCLSIPDIRGVVPRHRSVRVRGRDRVGKEREWTLEGFAGRIAQHEIDHLHGVLFLDRMTDLQTLAFTREYSRFWSE
- a CDS encoding YjbQ family protein, which translates into the protein MKILFDQLSIRTTERLQLLDITGKVIEALKKANIRDGFINLSSLHTTTSILLNEFQSALLEDIRGMLGRLVDDNDWYRHNSAEFSDCERRNAVSHLRGLILGTGTLCLQVAKGKLVLGQFQSVIFAELDGPRERGLQIQLVGE
- the trxB gene encoding thioredoxin-disulfide reductase — protein: MELREIVIIGAGPAGYAAGLYAGRAQLSPLLLTGREIGGQLSLTLDIENYPGYGGSSAGELIQTMQKQAESFGTEIRYDYVTGVDFGNHPFVLTTETGGEIRAKAVVICTGSSPRHLDVPGEELVGKGVSYCATCDGFFFREKRVVVVGGGDAAIEEGLFLTRFASEVHVVHRRDQLRASPTLQERAFANSRMHFVWNSVVEEILGDGASGVTSVRLRDVTNGATRDFSTDGVFIFIGHLPNTSLFEGVLDMDDGGYIRVDDHQQTSISGVFAGGDVHDHMFRQAITAAGAGAAAAIEAERFLARLGNRAYPGSIRQG